A part of Liolophura sinensis isolate JHLJ2023 chromosome 1, CUHK_Ljap_v2, whole genome shotgun sequence genomic DNA contains:
- the LOC135478220 gene encoding probable glutamate receptor, protein MTFKLLLLGVILAANTDPAWGDKKKVAVIIAPPFIYERDGGGDNVTYEGLIPDVLKDVTRRTGIEFTITPLGKGKFGEAANETWAKMTDVVTNQEAYVGAGPIPKTRSHPRGMHFASTLVEHKGWAILIRKPKFPAKNYLREALSLFRPFDPSVWLALLAVFIIVALLLTLNNLINPNEYRYLYKRDKLQKKDASHFGPFGSFLFAFSTLTWQGYEKAPRSNSARVLVMFWVAFVGVTLVAYVANLSAYLMTVANKPASRLTPPVQGVHDLIASNIKFGTIGGWPTLKALASSGNNSVSELAQALESRGQHVSTVQEGINKVTNENYALVIDSVIADNVVNSHCNIMSVATIPSDIKWYAFATKHQHHQDFETAVAEAKEDGTMRRIGKKWLQEETYCKPEPKTDVIGGVYFAPINIYQFVGPLCIVGAGIVLCIVVTLVEIFIYMLETRCFRKRDEVSMQALRDETHSDNIDGLHYGPAEQTEPAPAPRQPEHWVCSSVRQAPLAGGRNNASKDEMRRLHDNLQDIPDIDDI, encoded by the exons ATGACATTCAAGCTTCTCTTACTTGGAGTCATACTCGCTGCAAATACAG ATCCTGCCTGGGGCGATAAGAAGAAGGTGGCTGTAATTATC GCTCCTCCGTTTATATACGAGAGGGATGGAGGAGGTGACAACGTGACGTATGAAGGGTTAATCCCCGACGTTCTGAAGGATGTCACACGCCGGACAGGCATAGAGTTCACCATTACCCCCTTGGGCAAGGGCAAGTTTGGGGAAGCCGCTAACGAAACATGGGCGAAAATGACAGACGTCGTCACCAACCAG GAGGCTTACGTCGGCGCCGGTCCCATTCCTAAGACCCGATCCCATCCTCGAGGGATGCACTTCGCATCGACGCTGGTAGAGCATAAGGGCTGGGCAATCTTGATCAGGAAACCAAAGTTTCCTGCCAAGAATTACCTCAGAGAGGCCCTGTCACTGTTCAGACCATTTGATCCCTCCGTCTGGCTCGCCCTGCTAGCTGTTTTCATCATT GTAGCACTTCTACTGACCTTGAACAACCTAATTAACCCCAACGAATACAGATACCTGTACAAGAGGGACAAGCTTCAGAAGAAAGATGCGAGCCACTTTGGACCGTTTGGGAGCTTCCTCTTTGCCTTCAGCACGCTGACTTGGCAAG GATACGAAAAAGCACCTCGGTCAAACAGTGCCCGTGTTCTGGTCATGTTCTGGGTGGCTTTCGTGGGAGTAACACTGGTGGCTTATGTTGCTAACTTATCCGCATATCTGATGACCGTCGCCAACAAGCCAGCATCCCGCTTAACCCCGCCTGTCCAAGGTGTTCACGATCTGATTGCCAGCAACATCAAATTCGGGACGATCGGTGGCTGGCCAACTCTAAAGGCCCTGGCGTCCTCCGGTAACAACTCCGTGTCTGAGCTGGCCCAAGCCCTGGAGAGCAGAGGCCAGCACGTGAGCACTGTCCAGGAGGGCATCAACAAGGTGACCAATGAAAACTACGCCCTAGTCATCGATAGTGTCATTGCGGACAACGTCGTCAACAGTCACTGCAACATCATGTCCGTCGCAACTATTCCGTCTGATATTAAGTGGTATGCTTTTGCCACAAAACATCAACATCACCAGGACTTTGAAACAGCCGTCGCTGAAGCTAAAGAGGACGGCACCATGCGCAGAATAGGCAAGAAATGGCTACAAGAGGAGACGTATTGCAAACCCGAGCCCAAAACCGATGTCATTGGGGGCGTCTACTTCGCTCCCATCAACATATATCAGTTTGTAGGTCCACTGTGCATCGTAGGTGCTGGCATTGTCCTTTGCATCGTTGTTACCCTCGTTGAAATCTTCATATATATGTTAGAAACACGG TGTTTCCGTAAGAGAGATGAAGTAAGCATGCAAGCGTTGAGAGACGAGACTCACTCTGATAACATTGACGGTCTTCACTATGGACCAGCCGAGCAGACCGAACCAGCCCCTGCCCCACGTCAGCCCGAGCACTGGGTGTGCTCCTCT